In Chitinophaga varians, the following are encoded in one genomic region:
- a CDS encoding glycosyltransferase family 2 protein, translating to MEWFKNFYEGFVFVFGCVMLLMYALLALLSLRGIRRFQRTTSYVDYTKMLDSPLAPGISVIAPAYNEGVTIISNVRSLLTLVYPKYEVIIINDGSTDDTLEKLISEFELQEVDFAYNERIKSQPVKRVFKSVNNVYDKLLVIDKVNGKSKADASNAGINAAAYNYFLCTDVDSILEKDTLLRLIKPFMDEEHQRVKAVGEPCPECGYVHFEEDSVRVIASGATLRLANSCEVDEGVITRVRPPRQWLPRFQEMEYIRAYVLGKMGWSLINCVPNVSGGLGLFDKEIAIKAGGYDSQSFAEDMDIVTRMCTYMIDNKLKYAIRYIPTSQCWTEGPPTLKVFSRQRTRWGRGLAEIITMHRRVLFHPRYKQLGLVVLPYNLLFEFLAPIIEFTGILFYIYLIITGQINWHYALVLLSFVYLYSVMITTLAIWWDHMTYHYYKTWREVIGLALMAFLEPLFYHPLIVFFALRGYYYFLTGKKHSWGNMQRQGFGKKKTANA from the coding sequence GTGGAATGGTTCAAAAATTTCTATGAAGGCTTCGTATTTGTTTTCGGCTGCGTGATGCTGCTGATGTATGCCTTGCTCGCCCTGCTGTCGTTGCGGGGCATCCGGCGTTTCCAGCGTACGACCAGCTATGTCGACTATACGAAAATGCTGGACTCCCCGCTGGCGCCCGGCATCTCCGTTATTGCGCCGGCCTACAACGAAGGCGTGACCATCATCTCCAACGTACGCTCGTTGCTCACGCTGGTGTATCCCAAATATGAAGTGATCATCATCAATGATGGCAGTACTGATGACACATTGGAGAAACTGATCAGCGAATTTGAGTTACAGGAAGTGGACTTCGCCTATAACGAGCGGATCAAGTCCCAGCCTGTCAAACGTGTCTTTAAGTCGGTCAATAATGTTTACGACAAGCTGCTTGTCATCGATAAAGTAAATGGTAAAAGCAAGGCGGATGCGTCCAATGCCGGTATCAATGCCGCCGCCTATAATTATTTTCTTTGCACCGATGTAGACAGTATCCTGGAGAAAGATACCCTGTTACGTTTGATCAAACCCTTTATGGACGAAGAGCACCAGCGGGTCAAGGCCGTAGGCGAGCCCTGTCCCGAATGTGGTTACGTACATTTCGAGGAAGACAGCGTGCGGGTAATTGCCTCCGGCGCCACGCTGCGGCTGGCCAATTCCTGTGAGGTGGACGAAGGCGTGATTACCCGGGTAAGGCCACCACGCCAATGGCTGCCACGCTTCCAGGAGATGGAGTATATCCGCGCCTACGTACTCGGTAAAATGGGCTGGAGCCTTATCAACTGCGTACCCAACGTGTCCGGCGGCCTCGGGCTGTTCGACAAGGAAATAGCCATCAAAGCCGGCGGCTATGACAGCCAGTCGTTCGCAGAAGATATGGACATCGTTACCCGTATGTGTACGTACATGATCGACAACAAGCTGAAATACGCCATCCGGTATATACCTACCTCGCAATGCTGGACAGAAGGGCCTCCCACCCTGAAAGTCTTCAGCCGGCAGCGTACCCGCTGGGGCCGCGGCCTTGCCGAGATCATCACTATGCACCGCAGGGTGCTGTTTCATCCGCGGTACAAACAACTGGGGCTGGTGGTGCTTCCCTATAACCTCCTTTTTGAATTCTTAGCGCCCATCATTGAGTTCACCGGTATCCTGTTTTATATCTACCTGATCATTACCGGCCAGATCAACTGGCATTATGCACTGGTATTATTGTCTTTTGTATACCTGTATTCTGTGATGATCACCACGCTGGCCATCTGGTGGGACCATATGACCTATCATTATTATAAAACCTGGCGGGAAGTGATAGGACTGGCCCTGATGGCTTTCCTGGAGCCGTTGTTTTATCACCCGCTGATCGTCTTTTTCGCTCTGAGAGGATATTATTATTTCCTGACCGGCAAAAAACACTCCTGGGGCAATATGCAGCGACAGGGCTTTGGCAAAAAGAAAACCGCAAACGCTTAG